The following proteins come from a genomic window of Corallococcus sp. NCRR:
- a CDS encoding glycoside hydrolase family 1 protein — protein sequence MSSPALTFPASFTFGVATSAYQVEGGIENDWAQWERQGKLKEPHARCGRAVDHWNRYAEDFALAKAVGATAFRLSLEWARIEPERGRFDGAALEGYRERLLKLRAMGLRPVVTLHHFTHPTWFHASTPWHLPESLEAFRQYVRRCAPLLEGLDALVISFNEPMVLLLGGYLQGLMPPGIADGAKTMAALGNMVRAHVIAREELGQHLGRVELGISQNMLAFAPDRWWHPLDRSLVRLAAPAYNHAFHEALSSGHLRVFMPGVASTDVRIEGARDSVEFVGVNYYTRAHLRFMPRPPFIDFKYRDPDGRGLTDIGWEQRPEGFLQLLQEVKRYGKPVWVTENGIDDRQGTVRPEYLHAHLRQVLAAREAGVDVQGYLYWSLLDNFEWLEGWGPRFGLYHVDFDTLERRPTPACDYFRAVATGRVLVPPGAGAAQPSAAR from the coding sequence ATGAGCTCCCCCGCGCTGACCTTCCCCGCGTCCTTCACCTTCGGCGTCGCCACGTCCGCGTACCAGGTGGAGGGCGGCATCGAGAACGACTGGGCCCAGTGGGAGCGGCAGGGGAAGTTGAAGGAGCCCCATGCGCGATGCGGCCGCGCGGTGGACCACTGGAACCGCTACGCGGAGGACTTCGCCCTGGCGAAGGCGGTGGGGGCCACGGCGTTCCGGCTGTCGCTGGAGTGGGCGCGCATCGAGCCCGAGCGCGGCCGGTTCGATGGCGCGGCGCTGGAGGGCTACCGCGAGCGGCTCTTGAAGCTGCGCGCGATGGGCTTGCGGCCCGTGGTGACGCTCCATCACTTCACCCACCCCACGTGGTTCCACGCGTCCACGCCCTGGCACCTTCCGGAGAGCCTGGAGGCCTTCCGCCAGTACGTCCGCCGGTGCGCGCCCCTGTTGGAGGGGCTGGACGCGCTCGTCATCTCCTTCAACGAACCGATGGTCCTCTTGTTGGGCGGCTACCTCCAGGGCCTGATGCCGCCGGGCATCGCGGACGGGGCGAAGACGATGGCCGCGCTCGGCAACATGGTGCGCGCGCACGTCATCGCGCGGGAAGAGCTGGGCCAGCACCTGGGCCGGGTGGAGCTGGGCATCTCCCAGAACATGCTCGCGTTCGCGCCGGACCGCTGGTGGCATCCCCTGGACCGCTCGCTGGTGCGGCTGGCGGCCCCGGCCTACAACCACGCGTTCCACGAAGCGCTGTCCTCCGGGCACCTGCGCGTGTTCATGCCGGGCGTGGCGTCCACGGACGTGCGCATCGAGGGGGCGCGCGACTCCGTGGAGTTCGTGGGCGTCAACTACTACACGCGCGCGCACCTGCGCTTCATGCCGCGCCCACCCTTCATCGACTTCAAGTACCGCGACCCGGACGGGCGCGGACTCACCGACATCGGGTGGGAGCAGCGGCCCGAGGGCTTCCTCCAGCTCCTCCAGGAGGTGAAGCGCTACGGCAAGCCGGTGTGGGTCACGGAGAACGGCATCGACGACCGCCAGGGCACGGTGCGGCCGGAGTACCTGCACGCGCACCTGCGCCAGGTGCTGGCCGCGCGCGAGGCGGGCGTGGACGTGCAGGGCTACCTTTATTGGAGCCTGCTGGACAACTTCGAGTGGCTGGAGGGTTGGGGCCCGCGCTTCGGCCTCTACCACGTCGACTTCGACACGCTGGAGCGCCGCCCCACCCCGGCCTGCGACTACTTCCGCGCCGTGGCCACCGGGCGCGTGCTGGTGCCGCCAGGCGCTGGCGCCGCTCAGCCCAGCGCCGCGCGGTAG
- a CDS encoding NFACT RNA binding domain-containing protein, whose amino-acid sequence MSLRPVEFEEVVAEAAARLVGAVAQKAWCPLPRLAYLELRVPGRSVVLCLCAEGELSRLSVAEDRFPTPGEPAPFQRWLRQELTGFKLQGARYLEESRAIVLEFEREDVRRRLVMEVGAPGGLLLLSDNHRVLMLSGEGFGQRRNLYPGAQWSPPEPVSAEALAKGRAQPSRLEPKEDDALPRLQAAERVLGQKDRTSRADAIRRRLAQPYRARLKRSSRTLEKVRADAARGPEAEKHRQVGEVLTQNLYRLKRGVSQTFIVLPVYTEAGVEEVEVKLDPTRTPQEQVDWHFHQYRRLLRGVEQARHREAELAREVAHAQAALTQIEAMDDAALLAQVEVLQVTQGEEGPKGGLPFKEYVGHGGSRIWVGRGSEDNDQLTFKVARPWHLWMHARGLPGSHVVVPLEKNAEVAQEVLLDAAHLALHHSGAKGEPRGEVSYMPVKFVRKQKGAAPGQVTYAREKTFVVRMEPERLERLLKSRHGDPGPLS is encoded by the coding sequence ATGTCGCTGCGTCCGGTAGAGTTCGAGGAGGTCGTGGCGGAGGCCGCGGCCCGGCTGGTGGGCGCGGTGGCCCAGAAGGCGTGGTGCCCGCTGCCCCGCCTGGCCTACCTGGAGCTGCGCGTCCCCGGCAGATCGGTGGTGCTGTGCCTCTGCGCCGAAGGCGAGCTGTCGCGCCTGTCCGTCGCGGAAGATCGCTTCCCCACGCCAGGAGAGCCCGCCCCCTTCCAGCGCTGGCTGCGCCAGGAGCTCACCGGCTTCAAGCTCCAGGGCGCGCGCTACCTGGAGGAGAGCCGCGCCATCGTCCTGGAGTTCGAGCGCGAGGACGTGCGCCGCCGCCTGGTGATGGAGGTGGGCGCGCCCGGAGGCCTGCTGCTCCTCAGCGACAACCACCGCGTCCTGATGCTCTCCGGCGAGGGGTTCGGTCAGCGGCGCAACCTCTATCCCGGAGCGCAGTGGTCGCCTCCGGAGCCCGTGTCCGCGGAGGCGTTGGCGAAGGGCCGCGCGCAGCCCTCGCGTCTGGAGCCGAAGGAAGACGACGCGCTGCCCAGGCTGCAGGCCGCCGAGCGGGTGCTCGGACAGAAGGACCGCACCAGCCGCGCGGACGCCATCCGCCGCCGGCTCGCGCAGCCGTACCGGGCGCGGCTGAAGCGCTCCTCGCGCACGCTGGAGAAGGTCCGCGCGGACGCGGCCCGGGGCCCGGAGGCGGAGAAGCACCGCCAGGTGGGCGAGGTCCTCACGCAGAACCTGTACCGGCTCAAGCGCGGCGTGTCCCAGACCTTCATCGTCCTGCCCGTCTACACGGAGGCCGGCGTGGAGGAGGTGGAGGTGAAGCTGGACCCGACGCGCACGCCGCAGGAGCAGGTGGACTGGCACTTCCACCAGTACCGGCGCCTGCTGCGCGGCGTGGAGCAGGCCCGCCACCGCGAGGCGGAGCTGGCGCGAGAGGTCGCCCACGCGCAGGCGGCGCTCACGCAGATTGAAGCCATGGATGACGCCGCGCTGCTCGCGCAGGTGGAAGTGCTCCAGGTGACCCAGGGGGAAGAGGGCCCGAAGGGGGGCCTGCCCTTCAAGGAGTACGTGGGCCACGGCGGTTCTCGCATCTGGGTGGGGCGCGGCTCGGAGGACAACGACCAGCTCACCTTCAAGGTGGCCCGTCCGTGGCACCTGTGGATGCACGCGCGCGGCCTGCCGGGCAGCCACGTGGTGGTGCCGCTGGAGAAGAACGCGGAGGTGGCGCAGGAGGTGCTCCTGGACGCGGCGCACCTCGCGCTGCACCACTCGGGCGCCAAGGGCGAACCCCGCGGCGAGGTGAGCTACATGCCGGTGAAGTTCGTCCGCAAGCAGAAGGGCGCGGCTCCGGGGCAGGTGACCTATGCCCGGGAGAAGACCTTCGTGGTGCGCATGGAGCCGGAGCGGCTGGAGCGGCTGCTCAAGTCGCGCCATGGCGACCCGGGCCCCCTGTCCTGA
- the dusB gene encoding tRNA dihydrouridine synthase DusB, with translation MLKLGPYTLPNPYILAPMAGVSERPFRVIAFRLGAALCPTELVSAQGLMRQNQRTLKYLRYDATVEKPYSLQIFGGEPEAMAQAARVGKAAGAQVIDINMGCPVKKVVRNGAGSGLLCDVPRAADIVRAIREATGLPVTCKIRSGWDARTLNYLKVAEALQEAGCAGLALHPRTREQGYSGQANWAHIADLKRHFPELPIMGNGDVKTVADAHRMLDSTGCDFVMIGRGALGNPWLFRELSGGPPATPEERCALVLEHARAHAEFVGEPLSAVRSFRRHLAWYAHGLKGAAHFRSEVNGLDSPEAVEDSVRRFFAGADTDPTAPLEEPEVDYRAALG, from the coding sequence ATGCTGAAGCTGGGTCCCTACACGCTCCCCAACCCCTACATCCTCGCGCCCATGGCCGGCGTGAGCGAGCGCCCCTTCCGCGTCATCGCCTTCCGGCTGGGCGCGGCCCTCTGCCCCACGGAGCTGGTCAGCGCCCAGGGGCTGATGCGCCAGAACCAGCGCACCCTCAAGTACCTGCGCTACGACGCCACCGTGGAAAAGCCCTACTCGCTCCAGATTTTCGGAGGCGAGCCGGAGGCCATGGCCCAGGCCGCGCGGGTGGGCAAGGCCGCGGGCGCGCAGGTCATCGACATCAACATGGGCTGCCCGGTGAAGAAGGTGGTGCGCAACGGCGCCGGCAGCGGCCTGTTGTGCGACGTGCCCCGCGCCGCCGACATCGTCCGCGCCATCCGGGAAGCCACCGGCCTGCCCGTCACCTGTAAAATCCGCTCGGGTTGGGACGCGCGCACGCTCAATTATCTGAAGGTGGCGGAGGCGCTGCAGGAGGCCGGGTGCGCCGGGCTCGCCCTGCACCCACGCACGCGCGAGCAGGGCTACTCGGGGCAGGCGAACTGGGCCCACATCGCGGACCTGAAGCGCCACTTCCCGGAGCTGCCCATCATGGGCAACGGCGACGTGAAGACGGTCGCGGACGCCCACCGCATGCTGGACAGCACCGGCTGCGACTTCGTGATGATTGGCCGGGGCGCCCTGGGCAACCCGTGGCTCTTCCGCGAACTCTCGGGCGGCCCGCCCGCCACGCCGGAGGAGCGCTGCGCGCTGGTACTGGAGCACGCCCGGGCCCACGCGGAGTTCGTCGGGGAGCCCTTGAGCGCGGTGCGCTCCTTCCGCCGGCACCTGGCCTGGTACGCCCACGGCCTCAAGGGCGCGGCGCACTTCCGCTCGGAGGTGAACGGGCTGGACTCGCCGGAGGCGGTGGAGGACAGCGTGCGCCGCTTCTTCGCGGGCGCGGACACGGACCCCACCGCTCCCCTGGAGGAGCCGGAAGTGGACTACCGCGCGGCGCTGGGCTGA